CTCCAGACTGCCCATCTTCAGGCGGAGCGCCAGCAAGAGGCAGGACTCCCTGCCGTCTTCCCCGTCCTCCGGGGGCGTGGGGAATGGCGTCCACACCTCGTCCCCCTCCAGCACCAactccagcagcagcagcacgGGCAAGAGGCGGAGCCTGTTCCGCACGCCCTCCATCAGCTTCAGCAGCAAGAGGAACAGCGCGCCGCCCCGAGTCCAGACGCCCCCGGCGGACCCGGTCCAGGGCGGTGGCGACGGTGGCCAAGACGATCCTCCACCGGGCTCGCTTGGTGACAACGCCGCGCCGCCACGGGCCAAGACACGCCACTCATTCGGTTTCGGGGGCCACCGGCAGAAGAAGATCTCCCGCTCGCAGACTGGGGATTTCGAGAAGGCGGCGTCCGCGGCCAACCGGAACGTGTTCATCAACTGCATCAGCTCAGGCTACAGCAACGAGGGCGACGACTCCGGGTTCATGGACGACTACAGCGCAGGCAGCAAGCGTACGTCCAGGCAGAGGAAACCGCTGCTTCCCAAGTCCTTCTCTTCGCACCACCGTCTCTCCAAGGACCCGGAGCAGTGCCTGGCGCCGGAGGTCAGCGTGGAGCCCCCGACGTCCGGCGGCACCCCGGGCTCGTGGCCGGGAGAGCTGCTGGGGGAGAGCTCCCTGCAGTCGCCCATCCTGTCGGACGACCGCACCGCCGCCCTCACCCCCTCCGAGTTCAACGTCCCGATCACGGAGGACTCGGTGTCCGAGGTGGAGGCGCTGCCCAGCCCGGTCCCGGCCGCGCCCCTGGAAGACTTCCGGCACGTCGTCTCCACCTCCCAGGTGTTCTTCACTCCAGCCCAGGCGGCCACGGACAAGCCCCTACTGCCGGACACCAGCATAACTAACACCACCGAGTGTGAGACTGCGATCCCTCTTCCTGTCCCAGAGCCGGCAGCAGCTGCAACaccagaaacacaaaaacaacaattgcaGGAAGAGAAGGACGAGGTTAAGGATGAGGATGAAGCGGCGACGGCGGTAGCGGTGGTGGCGGTGGTGGCGGCGGAGGGGGAGGACGCCGGACCAGACCTGACTGAAACCAGTGAGAGCGAGGCGGGTCCGGTGCGTGGTAAAGGCTACCATTCCAATCCGGAGCAGTCTGAGAGGAGGTCCAGGAACGCACTGCTCCTCCAGGAGCTGGGGAAAGGAGCCTACTGTGGGAGACATGAGCCCAGGCCGTGCCGGCTGCGGAAACCCCACACAGGTAACAACTGAATGAGTCGATACATTAACACGCACGGCGCTGATCAGCCTCAGCGTGATCGTTTCGTTTATAGACCAGAGAGGGGGacgttgtttttgttgtaagcTCCTTGTAAGTTGATTTGTAGGTGTTTCGACCCGTGTGTATACACGTTGCATCCTGTTCCTTTGTTGAACTTTACAGTGTAGATGAAGGTTATGCTTGAAATGCTCGTTGGTGGGCAATGAGTGAATCAGGAGTTACAGTCAGATTGTCTGAGTAGAGTGTTGGGCAGCACTGTTTTAGTTCTATGTGCTGGAATTTACTACAGTGGGATGCCCTTCATAAGAATGGTAGGTAGCCTGTATTAATAAGCTGCAGTTTCCTTAGGCAAGGTAGGTTTTAGTTTGGCCCTGTTCCAGAAGAACCATTGTCCTGTAGGTATTCACTCCAACCCCAATCCTGTCCAACCCGAGCTGAGCTTTCAGGGAATCGTTTTCCGCTCTGGGTTGTTTTGTCGAACAGATCTTTTGTTGTACTGAATGACAAGTTCAAAAAGTCTCTGCGCCTACAGAAGGTCTGCACCCCCctgactattttacattttgttgtgttagtgCCACAGTGTGTCGTGCATTTTTAAATGAGGACTACCACGTACCTACAACCATACtccacacatttgtttaattatttttgttctttaaTTCAATTACGTATTTAAAACTTAAATGCCAaacttaaatattctaactGGAAAAGTCTGTTGTTATCCATCTCTGTTGTCGTCCTAAATGAGCTCAGGTGTAACCAATTTCCTTCAAAATCAAAAGTTAATTGATTTCATTTCAGGATACATCTGGATGTTTCTGTACGTTTCCTCTGTCGGGTGTTTAACACTTGACCTCTTGCAAAAGACCTGATATGGAAAGACACAGTCCAGGGAGATGGGTAATGAAAAGATTTCTGTGGCCTtggatgttattgttttaaccTGTTTTACCAGACAAGTCAATTAAGAGCAAGTCCTTATTTACAATACCACTCTGGGTAGATGTGAAAGGCCTcctgggagggagggatggatacTATGATTAAACATAATGAAACCCACAACCCAGACAGGAGACTTCCCCAGTGATGTTCTGCCTGTACTGATCTGTAGCCGtcttcacttcctgtttgtttcCATGCATTTCTGCCCTCAGTCTACAGCAAGTAAAATGCGTGCTCAATTTAATTTAGATCGGGTGAATGACTTCGCCAGTCAAGGACATTCGCATAAAAAAGAAAGTCCTTTGTTGCTTTTAGCCGAATGCATGGGATCATTTTTCTGTGGCAAGATGTAGTGAGGTCAAGGGAGTTTTGAGGAACTTGGTTGGGCAGACAAGATGATTCTGTACAATTCAGCTTTCACC
This portion of the Esox lucius isolate fEsoLuc1 chromosome 13, fEsoLuc1.pri, whole genome shotgun sequence genome encodes:
- the ccser1 gene encoding serine-rich coiled-coil domain-containing protein 1 isoform X5; the encoded protein is MGDSGSRRSTLVSRLPIFRRSASKRQDSLPSSPSSGGVGNGVHTSSPSSTNSSSSSTGKRRSLFRTPSISFSSKRNSAPPRVQTPPADPVQGGGDGGQDDPPPGSLGDNAAPPRAKTRHSFGFGGHRQKKISRSQTGDFEKAASAANRNVFINCISSGYSNEGDDSGFMDDYSAGSKRTSRQRKPLLPKSFSSHHRLSKDPEQCLAPEVSVEPPTSGGTPGSWPGELLGESSLQSPILSDDRTAALTPSEFNVPITEDSVSEVEALPSPVPAAPLEDFRHVVSTSQVFFTPAQAATDKPLLPDTSITNTTECETAIPLPVPEPAAAATPETQKQQLQEEKDEVKDEDEAATAVAVVAVVAAEGEDAGPDLTETSESEAGPVRGKGYHSNPEQSERRSRNALLLQELGKGAYCGRHEPRPCRLRKPHTGYFVLVITLSMCSSSASPYHEVMRMERRLRSSSEGAGGPRGLHLNLKEPHCPTDGNPLIKKRNNSSSSKLGSLDVLNNLGSSELDEDDLMLDLDLSDDQRQRHLSREDSSQSLASCLNLLHSPMEASIDGIPGREPRDTTTHRELCRPTTLLPADWCLGRDDEAPGLEALPLRLMQQDCTSMKTLLLRLRRTLQESTDTSPASSLHSLPISPCSEKSLPFKEPWREEALVLQLREKDELILRLQAELESAKATLKSTCQKADRTTQTDSAGPEHHMM
- the ccser1 gene encoding serine-rich coiled-coil domain-containing protein 1 isoform X4 produces the protein MGDSGSRRSTLVSRLPIFRRSASKRQDSLPSSPSSGGVGNGVHTSSPSSTNSSSSSTGKRRSLFRTPSISFSSKRNSAPPRVQTPPADPVQGGGDGGQDDPPPGSLGDNAAPPRAKTRHSFGFGGHRQKKISRSQTGDFEKAASAANRNVFINCISSGYSNEGDDSGFMDDYSAGSKRTSRQRKPLLPKSFSSHHRLSKDPEQCLAPEVSVEPPTSGGTPGSWPGELLGESSLQSPILSDDRTAALTPSEFNVPITEDSVSEVEALPSPVPAAPLEDFRHVVSTSQVFFTPAQAATDKPLLPDTSITNTTECETAIPLPVPEPAAAATPETQKQQLQEEKDEVKDEDEAATAVAVVAVVAAEGEDAGPDLTETSESEAGPVRGKGYHSNPEQSERRSRNALLLQELGKGAYCGRHEPRPCRLRKPHTGYFVLVITLSMCSSSASPYHEVMRMERRLRSSSEGAGGPRGLHLNLKEPHCPTDGNPLIKKRNNSSSSKLGSLDVLNNLGSSELDEDDLMLDLDLSDDQRQRHLSREDSSQSLASCLNLLHSPMEASIDGIPGREPRDTTTHRELCRPTTLLPADWCLGRDDEAPGLEALPLRLMQQDCTSMKTLLLRLRRTLQESTDTSPASSLHSLPISPCSEKSLPFKEPWREEALVLQLREKDELILRLQAELESAKATLKSTCQKADRTTQTDSAGPEGRVCRSSAASSRRPLSQPSKPSNKPKQYQHKGQKGGPVSHRGPI